The following DNA comes from Neorhodopirellula lusitana.
GTTGCACACAGCGTTCCCGGCCCCAAACGAATTCAAATTCAACGTTTTGAGGACGTATGGCGGCGGCGATTCCGGAGACGTAGTCGATGGTTGCCGACGACCAAATCGCAAGGGTGTACCATTCCGCAACGCCAGCAAGAAACGAATCGAGGTGCGGTCGGCGATAGATGTGAAACGGCCCAACGCGAAAGTCGGCTGGGCGATCCAGTTCCCTCTCGGAACCGTAGATGAGAGTCTCGTCAACGTCGAGTATCAGGAGTCGTTGTGGATCATCGTTGGTCATAGGGCTGCGGAACCAATCGACTAGCGTCCGACAACGGAAGGTTTTTACGACACCGCCCTGAACGAAGCGAACGATATCTGAACTACGATTGATTGTACCAATGCCAGCCCGCGTGACCAACCAAGGAAGGTGTGCCGAAGGCCTAGCGTAAAAACCATGTTGGCCGCCCGAAACTACGTTGGATTGTCCACCAGCTTGCCGCTCGCGAGGAA
Coding sequences within:
- a CDS encoding HAD family hydrolase — its product is MTNDDPQRLLILDVDETLIYGSERELDRPADFRVGPFHIYRRPHLDSFLAGVAEWYTLAIWSSATIDYVSGIAAAIRPQNVEFEFVWGRERCVQRMDPERFETVFIKDLRKVKRLGFDMRRILFVDDTPSKMQRNYGNAVYVSPFEGEPDDELEKLTGYLGSIRTADNYRRMEKRGWRTHS